A stretch of DNA from Candidatus Flexicrinis affinis:
GTCATCGCTCTCCTCCATCACAATCACCCACTGCGATTCCACCACGACGATATAGGCGCGCGACGAGCACCGAATGAGCAGACGATGCGAGTTGATCAGAGCAGCACGGCCAGCAGCAGCACGGTGTACACCGTCAGCATGAACAGCACGAGGTTACGCACGGTCTCGTTGGAGGCGCCCGCTTCTGTGTAACCGGTCTGCGTTACGAACCGCAGCTTCACCGCGTCGCCGAGCAGGATGAAGGCACAGAATACGACGGCGAAAGGTTGAGCGACTGCCGGTGCCGCAGCCAACGCGACCCACATCGCCGCGTGAGCCGCCAGATAAAACACAGCGAACACCATCGAGATGATGTCTTTGAGCCGCAGGCGCAGTACCACCTGCGCGATATCGGTCACCGTGAGCAGACCGAGCACGATCAGCGCGACAAGGCGAGGATGCCCGCCGAGTTCGATCGCTGCGCCGGCCGGAATGCGCGTCACGGCGACGAACGACGCGACAATCGCCACAGCTTTGAGCGCCGTCTCGATCCAGCCCAGCCAGCCCCAGTTGATGATTCGCCAACCGGTTGTCTCGCTCATTCTGCCTCCGACCGTGCGATCTCGTAGGCAAAGCCCCAGCGCAGCAAGTCGGCGTCGCGCAGCCACCCGCTGAAGAACGTGACGCCCAGCGGTTCGCCCGAGTCGCGACGGCCGGCCGGCAGTGTGAGCGCGGGATATCCGGCTCGCGAGTGATATGGCGAAGCGTAGTTAGCGAAGTCGGCGATGAACGCGACATCATGTTCACGCAGCGCGCTGTCGACCGCTTCACGGTAGGCGCTCACCGTTGCGTGGACGAGGTCGGCGTAGAGGGCTAATGCCTCGTCGCTCAGGCCAGCCGCCTGTTCGATGTACGTCTGGCCATACGGGACGCGCGCCTCGGCCTGCTCAGCATTGTAGGCCACCAACTCCGCCAGCGTGCGAACCGGCACGCGCTCGCCCTGCGCCTGAAGGAACGCCTCGACGCCGAGCCGGTAGCCCATCAGCAGAATCTGGAAGCTGTCGCTGGCGAGTCGTTCGTCGGTCTCTGTGCCGACGAATTCGGCCAGCGGCGGAATGTGCACGACCGTTGCGCCCGCATTTGTCAGCCAATGCGCGATCTGTTCGCGGATGGCTGAATCGCCGGTGCGGACATCCTCGTCGCGCGCGACCAATCCGACACGCACGCCGCGCAGACCGTCGGGCTGAAGACCGACCGTGTAGTCGAGGCCGAACCCGCCGATGGCCTCCACCGATGCAGGATCGGATTCGTCACGGTCGCCGGCCATGACGGTCATCAGCGCGGCCGCGTCGGCGACGGTACGTGCAAGCGGTCCGGCCGTGTCGAACGCATCGGTGATCGGCACGATCCGGTCGCGGCTGACCAGCCCGACCGACGGCTTGAGGCCAACGATGCCGTTCTGCGACGCCGGGTAGACGATGCTTCCGGTCGTCTCACTGCCGATGCTCAGGGGCGTGAGACCGAGCGCTACCGCGGCGCACGATCCGCTGCTGCTGCCGCCGACATCGAACTGGCCGAAGGGGCTGCGGGTGTGTCCACCCAACACGCTAAACCCGTTGATCGACCCCTGCGTGTAGAAGTTTGCCCATTCGGACAGGTTGTTCTTGGCGAGGATAACAGCGCCGGCCTCCCGCAGCAGCGAGACGAGGTATGCATCGCGGTCGGTGATCAAGTTCGCCAGCGCCGCCGCCCCGGCCGACGTGTGCATCGCATCGCTGGTGCCGATGTTCGCCTTGAGCGTGACTGGGATGCCATGCAGCGGCCCGCGTACGCGCCCTTCCGATCGCTCGGCGTCCAACTGCGCGGCGATGTACAGCGCGTCCGGGTTCAGTTCGAGAATCGCGTTGTGCCGGCCGTGGTCGATCCGGCGGATGCGTTCGACGTAATACGCGACGAGTTCGGCCGAGGTCGTTTCACGTCTGGACAGCGCGGCTTGAATATGCACGACGCTGGCGCCTTGAATGTGCGCGTCCAGCACGCCGATGCGCCCCGGCGTCAGCGCGCCGATGGCCGCGTCAAACGGCGTGAAATCCAACGGTTGCTTGAGCGGGCTGTCGGCGTTTTCGGCCTGTGCCTTTGCCTGCATGTCGACGTAGTCGTCGGAACGCGTCATGGGTCGGTCCTCGCGGTATCGCGCAGCAAGGCCAGATTGTAACGCGTCGTGGGGTGGTCGGGGCGAATACTGAGCGTCGATGTTGTTCCTACGAAAACGCCGGGAATCAGGGTGGTTTGGTCGGGCAGCGCGTGCCCCGCGCCGCGTCACCCCGGCCCGGCATACTCCCGGCGCAGCAGGCCGAAGTATTTGATGTCCACGAACCGGCCGTGTTCCCAGCAGCTCTCGCGGAAGAGCCCCTCGACCTTGAAGCCGAGTTTGAGCAGCACTCGCTCCGACGCGAGGTTGCCGTTGGTGCAGTCGGCCTGAATGCGGTGCAGGTCTAGGGCGTCGAAGGCCCATTGAATGATGCCGTGCGCGGCCTCGGTCGCGTAGCCGTGGCCCCAGTACGGCACGGCGATGTTGTAGCCCAATTCGACGCTGCGATACTCGCGGTTCCATTTATACATGCCGCACATGCCGATCATCTCGCCGCTGTCTGCCAGCGTCACCGCCCAGTCGACGGCGATCTGCTCGCGGTAGTTGCCGGCGAACCAGTCGATCATCCCGACCGCCTGCTCGCGATTCGTCACCAGCGGCGCGTTGAGGAAACGCATCATCTCCGGATTGCCGAACAGCGCGATAATCCCGTCGGCATCGTCGTGCGTCATTTGGCGCAAGCGCAGACGCGGCGTGGCGAGTGCTGGGAATACCGTGAAGTCAAATGTCGTCATTCGTCGATCTCGTTGATGAACCATGCGATTTCCCGCGCGACCTCGACGGGCCGCGTCAACACTGGCACGTGACCGGCGCCCTCGATCACCTCAAGGCGAGCATCGGGAAGAGTCTCGGCAAGCCATCGCGCCGACTCAAGCGGGACGAGTCCGTCGGACTCGCCGTGGATGATCAATGTCGGTTGGGTCACGCGGGCCAGCGCGCTGCCGAACGAGATGGACTGCGACATCCGGTACAGCGCAATCGCCGCGTCCTGCGAAGCCCGGTTCAGAATGTGCCAGCCCCAATGTTTGAGATGCGCCGAGTCCGGCTCGACGATGCACGCCTCGATGAAGCCTTGCAGTGCGCGCGGATAGTCGTAGGTCAGCGCCCGAAGGAACGGGTCGGCGTCCCCCGCAGGCTGAGCGGAAAGGTCCAGCGGATTGACCAGCACCAGCGCGGCGATCCGGTCGGGATGTTTCAGGGCCGCGCCCAACGCGACCGCTGCGCCCATCGACATCGCGGCGAGCACGCAGCGTTGTGCATCGTAAGCGTCCAGCACAGCGAATACGTCATCGACCAGCCTATCGAACGTGATCGATTCAACTGGCGCGAGCGAGATCCCACAGCCCCGATGGTCGAACGCGATCACCCGCTGCGACTCGCTCAGGATCGACAGCGGTTCGAGCCAGTCCTCCCAACTGCCGATCCAACCGCCAAGCGCGAGGATCGGCACCGACATCTTAGGGCCAAAGGCAGCAGCAAACAGCGTGGCGTTGTCGACGGTGATAAACACGGTCCACCCCTTGGGCGTGGTTCCGGGTCAGCAAGATCGGCACCATTGTAACCGACCCCATCCCATTGACGGTGGGGCGCTGCCTCAAGACCCGGCAGGAATTTGCATCCCTGCACCCGCATTCTGCGAATTGACCACGCTGGCGTGGTCAATTCGCGGGAATGGGAGTCCAGAGGGCGCAAGCCCTTTGGTGGCGGTTATCCGTCGGCCAGCACCTGATCGACGGCGTTGGCGAGGTCGCGAAGGGTGGCGACGTAGTACACGCCGTCGCTGGCGGGCATATAGCGCGGCATGTCGCTGTCGCCCGTGCCCCACTGGCTCGGATGCTCCGGGTTGAACCAGATCAGCCGGCGGCCCTTGCGCTGCACCTCGCTGGCGATGTCGGTGCGTGGATCGTTGTAGTTGTTGCGCCCGTCGCCGAGGATGATCACGGTGGTGCGGCCGGTCACCAGCCCCATTTGCTCCTGCCGGAAGGTGTTCAGGCTGTTGCCGAGGTCGGTGTTGTAGTAGCCCGGCGGGTTGTCGCTCAGTACCTTGGTGACCGCTTCCTGCGGCTCCAGCTCCTTGAACGCCATGCTGATGTCGGTCAGGTCGTTGATGAAGATGAAGCTGTTGGTGCGCGCGACTTGGTCCTGCAGCTCGTAAACCAGCGTGAGCAGGAACTCGGCGCAGTAGCGCACCGACGTCGACACGTCACAGATCAGCACGAGGTACGGCTTGACGTGACGTTTGCGCCGGCGCAGTTCGATCGGCACGCCCTGATACTTCATGTTGGCGCGCATGGTGCGGCGCACGTCGATCTGACCGTCTTTGGCGCGGCGCTGGCGCAAAGCGGCCCGGCTGCGCAGTTTCGCGGCAAGCCGCCGAATTTCCTTGCGGATCTGGTCAATGTCGTCCTCGCCGAGGCGGTTGAACGGCACGTCGATCAGGTCGGGCTTGGGATCAGGCTCGCGCTCGGCCATGTTCTCGGCGATGTTCTGCCCGACGTGCGCCTCGAGCTGGTCGTTCATGCCCTGCAGGTTTTCCTGCATCATCTCGCGCAGGAACTCGGCCCGCTCGTCCGACATGCCCATCTCTTTGAGCGTCTCGATGAGCTGGTCGATCATGTCCTGAAGCTGGTTGAGCTGGGCTTGATTGCGCATGCGGCGCTCGAACCAACTGCGCTGGCGCATGTCCTGCGCGTCGTTCAGGCCGGCCTTGTCGCCCATCTCGCCAAGCTGATCGTTGTCGAAAGGCTTGCCCTCGAGCAGCTGGCGCATGAGGTCTTTGAGCGCCTGCATCTGGCCGGCGAGCGACTGGAGCGCCTGCTGCAGCATCTGCTGTTCCTGCTGCGACAAGTTCTCCGGGATGTTCTGCATCGGCGGGACGTTGCTGCTGAAGAACAGCGGGAAGAAGTAGTCGAACAGGTAGTGATCGCGCCGTTCCTTGACAAGCGTCGTCTTCATCGCCGCCTTGAACGGGTCGAGCGCGGTCACGCCCATCACGTCCGCGCCCTTCATCGCGTCCTGGCTTTCGGCCAGCGATATGCGCACGCCAGCGGCGCGCAGGGCTCGGATGAAATCCACCATCCGCTTATCCATGCCGGTACCACTTTCCACTTTGCGGCGGTCGGTACGAAACAGTGTACCGGAGAATCGGCGTGTGAGCATCTACCGAATGGGGAGGGCAAGGGAGGGGAGAGGGGAACGGGGCAAGGGGAAGGGCGGGACGCGGCACTGCCGTTACCACGGGATGAATGCAGCGTATCGGAGTGATTCGTGGGTCGCTGCGATCTCGTGCCGGTTCGGTTGTTATGCCACGTCAGCGCGGGTCAATATCTGGAGATGTGGATGCCGAAGGATAACGGCCGACCGCAATGAGCTCCATGCGTTCGAGTACGCGCTGCGGATGGTTGAGGCGAAGAAGCGTTTCAGTGGTGCGCCCTATGATTGTGAGCGGAACGATATGAGCACCTTGCAACTCGAAGTGCACTATCCATGTGTCGCGGCGCGGGTTGAACAGGCGTGAAATCTGTCCGGACACGGGGTCAAGGGACGAGATGTCGCTCCCTTTGTACACGTTGCAGTCAGGACATGAGAGGCACAGGTTGTCTTGAGACGTTTCACCGCCGTGCTTGATGGCGATGACGTGATCAATAGGAAACGTGAAGAATTTCTCCGCCTGCGGCATGAGGCAATATTCGCAGCAGTTACGCGCCCGCTGAACGATGAAGTGACGAAGATCCAGAGGGATGTAGCTCACGGCACGTCGATACGTGCTCGCGCATGACGCTTCAGGCTGCTGATGAAGCGGTCAAATCGCAGGAATTCGTCGAGCTCGTCGCGCTCCGCTTCCGTAAGCGCACCGGCCGCATTCCTCGCAAGCAGATCATCCAGTCGCTGCTGAAGCTCGGCGGTGGGCCGATACGCAAGGATTTCCGCTGCCGATGGGCCCGATGCGAGAAACTCGTATACCGCTTCAAATCGATCATCAATTGCAGGAAATGTCATCGTCGTGCCGCTTTCGTCGAACCTTCAAATTACTATACCGCGATTCCCACAACGGGTAGGGGCGACTCACGAGTCACCCCTGCGAGACGGGCGCGGTGGTGCGTGGCGGTTAGCTGAAGTCCACCAGCGGACGCACCTCGACCTTACCGTGCTTCGCGCCGGGGATCTTCGCGGCCCAGTCGACGGCCTGCTCGATGGTGTCGCTCTGCAGGATGTACATGCCGCCAAGCTGGACATCCGGCGTGCGCACCGCCGGCCCGTCGGCGACGTGCTTGGTGCCATTGTTCACACTCACGGTCTTGGCGGTCACGGTCGGGTGGAACGCCTCACCGGCGACCAGCACGCCGGCCTCGCGGGCGGCTGCTGTGAACGCGAAGTACTCAGCCATGACGGCGTTCGTCTGTTCGGGCGTGGCGCTGGTGTCGAGCGATTCGTCGGTGTAGATCAAGGCGATGAACTGCATGGTGACCCTCCTCAGGGTATCGTTCGGCGGCCCTTTCCGCCGTTCTACACAAACGACGAACGCGACAGCACCGAATCGACAGTTTCCGGCGCTTCTCATCTCTTGCTCATGTTTGGCGTCGTATTGATGTAAGATGGATCGCATCGGTCCGTCTGAATGTGCGGGGATCCCCGACTTGCGAAAGGCAAATCCGAATGTCTTCTAACCCTGCGCCGCGCACCGAAGTCGCCACGCTGGCGGGCGGCTGTTTCTGGTGCCTTGAGGCGGTGTATGACGATCTGCGCGGCGTGATCTCGGTCGAGAGCGGCTACAGCGGCGGACATGTCAAGAATCCGAGCTATCAGGCCGTGTGCGACGGCACGACCGGCCACGCCGAGGTCGTCCAGATCACGTTCGACCCGGGCGTGGTCAGCTACCGCGACCTGCTCAACGTGTTCTTCACCGTCCACGACCCGACCACGCTCAACCGGCAGGGTAACGACGTCGGCACACAGTATCGCTCGGCGATCTACTATCACTCGCCGGAGCAGAAGGCGACCGCCGAGGCGGTGATCCAAGGAGATCGGCGCGCAGGGCGTATGGCCGAACCCGATCGTCACCGAGGTCGCGCCGTTCGACGCGTTCTACATCGCCGAGGACTACCATCAGGAGTACTTCAAGCGCAATCCGTACGCTGGCTACTGCCAGTTTGTCGTCGCGCCGAAGGTCGCCAAGTTCCGCAAGCAGTACATGGATCGGCTGAAGGCGTAGGCGGACATCACCCCCTCATCCCCCGGCCCCTTTGTATAGACCGGGGACATAGGTAACACAACGTTCGGAGACATGGGTAACACTTTTTGGCAAAGCGGAGCAGCAGGAGAAACCGCGATGCCGTGGAAAGAGGTGACGACCATGTCGGAGCGGAAGCACGCCATCGTGGCGTATGTACGGGAGGGGGCGTCGGTGACCGAGATCAGCCGGAGGTTCGGGGTGAGTCGCAAGACGGTCTACAAGTGGCTGGCACGCTACCGAGCGGAAGGTGAGGCGGGCTTGAGTGACCGGTCGCGGCGACCGCAGCATAGGCCGCGTCAGACCGCGCCGGAAATCGAGGCGGCGGTGGTGGGGTTGCGCCAGCAGCACGCGTGTTGGGGCGGGCGGAAACTCAAGCGGCGGTTGGAGGACAGCGGGCTGAGCGGCGTGCCAGCGGCCAGCACCATTACCGCCATCCTGCGTCGGCACGCCCTGTTGGATGCCGAGGAGAGTGCGCGGCATCGGCCGTTCCAGCGGTTTGAGATGGCGCATTCCAACGCGCTGTGGCAGATGGACTTCAAGAGCCCGTTGGCGATGGGGCAGCAGACGTGTTACCCGCTGACGCTGATTGACGACCATTCGCGTTACGTGGTCGGTCTGCACGCGTGTGGCGACATGCGGCGTGCCAGCGTGCAACAGCAGCTCACGGCGGTGTTTCGGCGCTACGGTCTGCCCGAGCGGATGCTGATGGACAACGGCACGCCGTGGGGCGCGTGGCCGAAAGGGCGATACACCGGTTTGACCGTCTGGTTGCTGCGACTGGGCATCGCCGTCAGCCACGGCAAACCCTACCATCCCGAGACCCAAGGCAAGGTCGAGCGCGTCCACCGCACGCTGGATGACGAACTGCTCACGCGCGTCCATGGCACCTCGCTGGCCGACTGGCAGCACCACTTCGACCGCTGGGTCTCCACCTACAACCAGCTGCGCCCGCATGAGGCACTCGACCTCGACGTTCCCGCCTCGCGCTTCCAGCCCAGTCCGCGTCCCTTCCCCGAGACCCTGCCACCCCTGCACTATCCCGACGGCGCGCCGCTGCGCAAAGTCTCGTCTTCCGGTCAGGTCTCGATCCGCGCTCAAAACTTCCGCGTTGGCAAAGCCTTCGCCGGCTCCCATCTCGCCCTGGTCGCCGATCCCTTGACCGATGGTCGTTTCCGTCTCTACTTCGGCTCCATCTGTGTGCATACTGTCGATGTCCGAGTACACTGATTCTGTAACCTATGTCTCCGAACACTCTGTTACCCATCTCTCCGGTCTGTACACCCTTCTCCCTCGAGGGGAGCAGGGGAGACCAGTCAGGGATTGCCGGAGGTTTTCGCGGTAGGGGCGACCGATCCGGTCGCCCTCATTGCGGCCACGGCGCGGCGAACATCCAGCGCATGGTAGGGATGCGATACGTCGCGTCCGGGGCGTGACGCCGGCCACGGCATGTCATGGCCCTACCACACCGCGACAGCACACGCTCCGTGTCCCGCACTGTCACCATCCTGACAACTGATTCCTGAAAACTGACCCCTTCCAACTCATCACTTCTCTCAAGCGAGCGGCATAACGCTGAAATGCGTGAGCATCTCGTCGGGGTGCAGGCTGCCGTGCATGCCGAAGTAATGCGGGATGTCGCGGCCGTCGCCGAACCACATCACGTGATCGTCGAGTGCCAGCGCGGCCACGTCGCCGACTCGCTCGAGGAAGCGCGGGCCGACCTCGCCGAAATACCCCTGCTCGATCAGGTTGCGCGTGCGGTACACCTCGGCGATCCCCTCTGCCCCGACGCTGTCGTTGAGCAGGCCATAGGCGTCGTCAATCGCCTCCGGCTTGATGTGCAGGAATACGTCGCGCGGCGAACCCGCCGGCGCAATCGGCCGTCCGTCCGGCGCCAGCTTGATCATGCGATGGAGCTGAGGCAGGTCGGCGTCGAGCATCGTGAGTCCATCCGGATTGGTGCGCACCTGCCCGTGATCGGCGGTGAGGAGGATCGCGGTGTCGGACCGGCCCGCCAGCGGCGTGAACAAGAGGCGCTCCAACGCCGTGAACAGCGTGTCGACCTCGGCGTCGACCTCGCGCGAGGCCGGCCCGTAGCGGTGCGCCAGCGTGTCGATCTCTGACAGATAGAAGTAGAACGACGCCGGCCCCTTGACCTGTGCGACTAGGTCGGCCATGGTG
This window harbors:
- a CDS encoding amidase; the protein is MTRSDDYVDMQAKAQAENADSPLKQPLDFTPFDAAIGALTPGRIGVLDAHIQGASVVHIQAALSRRETTSAELVAYYVERIRRIDHGRHNAILELNPDALYIAAQLDAERSEGRVRGPLHGIPVTLKANIGTSDAMHTSAGAAALANLITDRDAYLVSLLREAGAVILAKNNLSEWANFYTQGSINGFSVLGGHTRSPFGQFDVGGSSSGSCAAVALGLTPLSIGSETTGSIVYPASQNGIVGLKPSVGLVSRDRIVPITDAFDTAGPLARTVADAAALMTVMAGDRDESDPASVEAIGGFGLDYTVGLQPDGLRGVRVGLVARDEDVRTGDSAIREQIAHWLTNAGATVVHIPPLAEFVGTETDERLASDSFQILLMGYRLGVEAFLQAQGERVPVRTLAELVAYNAEQAEARVPYGQTYIEQAAGLSDEALALYADLVHATVSAYREAVDSALREHDVAFIADFANYASPYHSRAGYPALTLPAGRRDSGEPLGVTFFSGWLRDADLLRWGFAYEIARSEAE
- a CDS encoding GNAT family N-acetyltransferase, whose protein sequence is MTTFDFTVFPALATPRLRLRQMTHDDADGIIALFGNPEMMRFLNAPLVTNREQAVGMIDWFAGNYREQIAVDWAVTLADSGEMIGMCGMYKWNREYRSVELGYNIAVPYWGHGYATEAAHGIIQWAFDALDLHRIQADCTNGNLASERVLLKLGFKVEGLFRESCWEHGRFVDIKYFGLLRREYAGPG
- a CDS encoding alpha/beta hydrolase, coding for MFITVDNATLFAAAFGPKMSVPILALGGWIGSWEDWLEPLSILSESQRVIAFDHRGCGISLAPVESITFDRLVDDVFAVLDAYDAQRCVLAAMSMGAAVALGAALKHPDRIAALVLVNPLDLSAQPAGDADPFLRALTYDYPRALQGFIEACIVEPDSAHLKHWGWHILNRASQDAAIALYRMSQSISFGSALARVTQPTLIIHGESDGLVPLESARWLAETLPDARLEVIEGAGHVPVLTRPVEVAREIAWFINEIDE
- a CDS encoding VWA domain-containing protein, with translation MVDFIRALRAAGVRISLAESQDAMKGADVMGVTALDPFKAAMKTTLVKERRDHYLFDYFFPLFFSSNVPPMQNIPENLSQQEQQMLQQALQSLAGQMQALKDLMRQLLEGKPFDNDQLGEMGDKAGLNDAQDMRQRSWFERRMRNQAQLNQLQDMIDQLIETLKEMGMSDERAEFLREMMQENLQGMNDQLEAHVGQNIAENMAEREPDPKPDLIDVPFNRLGEDDIDQIRKEIRRLAAKLRSRAALRQRRAKDGQIDVRRTMRANMKYQGVPIELRRRKRHVKPYLVLICDVSTSVRYCAEFLLTLVYELQDQVARTNSFIFINDLTDISMAFKELEPQEAVTKVLSDNPPGYYNTDLGNSLNTFRQEQMGLVTGRTTVIILGDGRNNYNDPRTDIASEVQRKGRRLIWFNPEHPSQWGTGDSDMPRYMPASDGVYYVATLRDLANAVDQVLADG
- a CDS encoding HNH endonuclease, encoding MSYIPLDLRHFIVQRARNCCEYCLMPQAEKFFTFPIDHVIAIKHGGETSQDNLCLSCPDCNVYKGSDISSLDPVSGQISRLFNPRRDTWIVHFELQGAHIVPLTIIGRTTETLLRLNHPQRVLERMELIAVGRYPSASTSPDIDPR
- a CDS encoding YciI family protein; the encoded protein is MQFIALIYTDESLDTSATPEQTNAVMAEYFAFTAAAREAGVLVAGEAFHPTVTAKTVSVNNGTKHVADGPAVRTPDVQLGGMYILQSDTIEQAVDWAAKIPGAKHGKVEVRPLVDFS
- a CDS encoding IS481 family transposase — its product is MSERKHAIVAYVREGASVTEISRRFGVSRKTVYKWLARYRAEGEAGLSDRSRRPQHRPRQTAPEIEAAVVGLRQQHACWGGRKLKRRLEDSGLSGVPAASTITAILRRHALLDAEESARHRPFQRFEMAHSNALWQMDFKSPLAMGQQTCYPLTLIDDHSRYVVGLHACGDMRRASVQQQLTAVFRRYGLPERMLMDNGTPWGAWPKGRYTGLTVWLLRLGIAVSHGKPYHPETQGKVERVHRTLDDELLTRVHGTSLADWQHHFDRWVSTYNQLRPHEALDLDVPASRFQPSPRPFPETLPPLHYPDGAPLRKVSSSGQVSIRAQNFRVGKAFAGSHLALVADPLTDGRFRLYFGSICVHTVDVRVH